The Echeneis naucrates chromosome 23, fEcheNa1.1, whole genome shotgun sequence genome has a segment encoding these proteins:
- the bcat1 gene encoding branched-chain-amino-acid aminotransferase, cytosolic, with product MADDSIPSFKAADLAVQLSSTLKTKPEVSSFGTVFTDHMLTIEWSETEGWQAPLIKPLGNLSVHPACSSLHYGIQLFEGLKAYRGDDNQVRLFRPMLNMNRMANSARRACLPAFDHSELLECIRRLVEIDQDWIPHSDPASLYIRPTFISTEPSLGVKKPCRALLYVILCQAGSYFNKTAAISLWADPKYTRAWKGGTGDCKIGGNYGCSLFAQYEAVDYGCQQVLWLYGEDHQITEAGTMNIFLHWINEDGEAELATPPLDGIILPGITRQSILELTKKWGEFKVTERYLTMGQLCSALKEQRVKELFGSGTACMICPIGHIIYQGQNLHIPCHDENSQLTSRISKELTDIQYGRTPSDWTFLVSQG from the exons ATGGCCGACGACAGCATCCCGAGCTTTAAG GCAGCTGACCTGGCTGTCCAGCTGTCCTCCACTCTGAAGACCAAACCAGAGGTTTCATCCTTTGGGACTGTCTTCACTGACCACATGCTGACCATAGAGTGGAGTGAGACTGAGGGCTGGCAGGCTCCACTCATCAAGCCCTTAGGAAACCTGTCCGTCCACCCAGCCTGCTCGTCACTACACTACGGCATACAG CTGTTTGAAGGCTTGAAGGCATACCGTGGGGATGACAACCAAGTCCGTCTTTTCAGACCAATGCTCAACATGAACCGCATGGCCAACTCCGCTAGAAGAGCTTGTCTACCT GCCTTTGATCACTCAGAGTTGCTGGAATGCATCAGGCGACTGGTCGAGATAGACCAGGATTGGATTCCTCACTCAGACCCAGCCAGTCTGTACATTAGACCAACATTTATCAGCACTGAG CCCTCATTAGGTGTAAAGAAACCATGCCGTGCCTTGCTGTATGTGATCTTGTGTCAAGCTGGCTCTTACTTCAACAAGACAGCCGCCATCTCCCTGTGGGCTGATCCAAAGTACACACGGGCCTGGAAAGGAGGAACAGGAGACTGCAAGATAGGAGG GAACTACGGATGCTCTTTGTTCGCCCAGTATGAAGCAGTGGATTATGGGTGCCAGCAGGTGCTGTGGCTATATGGAGAGGACCACCAGATTACTGAAGCAGGAACCATGAACATCTTCCTTCACTGGATCAATGAGGATGGGG AGGCGGAGCTCGCAACTCCTCCTCTGGATGGCATCATTCTCCCCGGTATAACCCGGCAGAGCATCCTTGAACTAACCAAGAAATGG GGTGAGTTTAAGGTGACAGAGCGTTACCTGACCATGGGCCAGCTGTGCTCTGCCCTGAAAGAGCAGCGGGTGAAAGAACTGTTCGGCTCTGGCACCGCCTGCATGATCTGCCCCATAGGACACATTATTTACCAGGGACAG AACTTGCACATCCCCTGTCATGATGAAAACTCACAGTTGACTTCACGGATATCAAAGGAACTCACAGATATACAG